In the Rhodospirillaceae bacterium genome, one interval contains:
- a CDS encoding universal stress protein: MNETSQSSSNPASTKVGKESNRVFLVVVNESEELASVLHYACNRALHTGGKIALLYLIDTESSKDFQHWQFVGDMVEEEAQEAAENALNRHAEHVIKKTGIPPIKHIRKGNPRDELFSLVKENPEISILLLGFSQNDKQGPLVEAVTGKNAGQIGIPVTLVPGSLSAEEIDHLT; encoded by the coding sequence TTGAACGAAACCTCACAATCATCCTCCAACCCAGCATCCACAAAAGTCGGCAAAGAGAGTAATCGTGTTTTTCTGGTTGTCGTGAATGAATCAGAGGAGCTTGCCAGTGTGCTCCATTACGCCTGTAACAGGGCCCTGCATACCGGTGGTAAGATCGCGCTTCTTTACTTAATCGACACGGAGTCCAGTAAAGACTTTCAACACTGGCAATTTGTTGGGGATATGGTTGAAGAAGAAGCCCAAGAAGCGGCGGAAAACGCGTTGAACCGGCATGCTGAACACGTCATCAAGAAAACGGGAATTCCCCCAATCAAACATATTCGCAAAGGTAACCCTCGCGATGAGTTGTTCTCTCTCGTGAAAGAAAATCCGGAAATATCGATTCTCCTCCTCGGCTTCTCCCAGAACGATAAACAAGGCCCTCTGGTTGAGGCCGTCACTGGTAAAAATGCAGGCCAAATCGGCATTCCGGTCACCTTAGTCCCCGGCTCTCTCAGCGCCGAAGAAATCGACCATTTGACCTGA
- a CDS encoding rhodanese-like domain-containing protein, whose amino-acid sequence MTSLPPDQVYYVSPEQIETWRKNNDAVVIDVREQNEWDDAHIPGAILLPLSTFDPAAVPDPGDKNLVFHCRSGRRCGMASEKMVDAGYTGVIKRMEGGFLAWDAAGYDTENG is encoded by the coding sequence ATGACCAGCTTACCGCCAGATCAAGTTTACTACGTGTCTCCTGAACAAATTGAGACGTGGCGCAAGAATAATGACGCCGTCGTTATCGACGTACGCGAACAAAACGAATGGGATGATGCCCATATTCCAGGAGCCATTTTACTTCCCCTCTCGACATTTGATCCAGCTGCGGTCCCAGACCCTGGTGATAAAAACTTAGTGTTCCATTGCCGGTCTGGACGACGTTGCGGCATGGCGTCGGAAAAAATGGTCGATGCGGGTTACACCGGCGTGATCAAACGGATGGAAGGCGGCTTCTTGGCCTGGGATGCCGCTGGCTACGACACTGAGAACGGCTAA
- a CDS encoding DUF983 domain-containing protein, with product MDKSASPPTPLAKVAFAARCPRCGEGALFDGFLTVATSCKVCGLSLVGHDTGDGPAFFIMMPLCIIVAVLALLTDLRFEPPLWLHMVIWPLVIIGLVAATLRPVKGVMIALQYRHRDVETDGHSNQQ from the coding sequence ATGGATAAGTCTGCGAGCCCTCCAACACCTTTAGCTAAAGTTGCCTTCGCCGCGCGGTGTCCCCGTTGCGGCGAAGGTGCTTTATTCGATGGCTTTTTAACGGTCGCCACGTCCTGCAAAGTCTGCGGGCTCAGTCTGGTAGGCCACGACACGGGCGATGGTCCCGCCTTCTTTATCATGATGCCCTTATGTATCATTGTGGCCGTTTTAGCGCTGTTGACCGACCTCAGATTTGAGCCACCTTTGTGGCTTCACATGGTTATTTGGCCTTTGGTCATCATCGGCTTGGTTGCTGCAACTCTGCGCCCGGTGAAGGGTGTTATGATTGCTTTGCAATACCGGCACCGAGATGTCGAAACAGACGGTCACTCAAACCAACAATAA
- a CDS encoding cytochrome c oxidase subunit 3 — MSAQANHPYHMVNPSPWPALGSLAALVLAIGAIFYMHDEPLFGISGPVKLVPGFTLLILTMIFWWRDVVKESVKEHAHTAHVSHGLRLGMVLFIASEVMFFAAFFWAFFHHSLGFSTATLQWPPAGIETLPAWHLPFYNTIILLTSGVTVTRAHLYIEAGDNAKTAKWTWITAGLGILFLGMQIFEYGHAAFSITDGIYPSTFYLATGFHGFHVFVGTVFLIVCARRAQKNEFSAEKHIGFQSAAWYWHFVDVVWLFLFIWVYWLLGSPVRVF; from the coding sequence GGATCCCTCGCAGCGTTGGTTCTCGCGATCGGCGCCATATTCTATATGCATGATGAACCGCTATTTGGCATCAGCGGACCAGTCAAGCTGGTGCCCGGCTTCACCTTACTCATCCTAACTATGATTTTTTGGTGGCGTGATGTTGTAAAAGAGTCAGTCAAGGAACACGCGCACACGGCTCATGTCAGCCATGGCCTGCGCCTTGGAATGGTCCTTTTTATCGCCTCTGAAGTGATGTTCTTTGCGGCGTTCTTCTGGGCCTTCTTCCATCATTCCCTCGGATTTTCAACAGCGACATTGCAATGGCCGCCTGCAGGCATCGAAACACTGCCAGCATGGCACCTGCCATTCTATAACACGATTATCTTGCTCACATCCGGTGTGACCGTTACACGGGCTCACCTCTATATTGAAGCAGGAGACAATGCGAAAACTGCCAAATGGACCTGGATCACAGCGGGTCTTGGTATCCTCTTCCTCGGCATGCAAATCTTCGAGTATGGGCATGCAGCCTTTTCAATTACAGACGGCATTTATCCCTCAACCTTCTACCTCGCGACCGGATTTCATGGCTTCCATGTCTTTGTAGGAACTGTCTTTCTGATTGTGTGTGCTCGTCGCGCCCAAAAGAACGAGTTCTCTGCCGAGAAACACATCGGCTTCCAGTCCGCAGCTTGGTACTGGCATTTTGTTGATGTCGTGTGGCTCTTCCTCTTTATTTGGGTTTACTGGCTCCTGGGCTCACCCGTCCGTGTATTTTAA